From Streptomyces sp. HUAS MG91, the proteins below share one genomic window:
- a CDS encoding phosphatase, producing the protein MPIPGIPSDSPTRAALIDHLVRTRIAGDVATPRENNLSHYRKLANGDRHFWLGLELGDRWTDEQDVLSVMAERCGVVDDAEHRYGQDTIDPELTVDALERMAARLRKAAEDRQRVLFATGHPGGLLDVHRATAAALRAAGCEIVVIPEGLATEEGMVFQFADVAMLERGATLWHTHSPDPMTRILDGLEREGRPLPDLVVADHGWAGCAAQRGVDSVGYADCNDPALFVGEAEGTMQVTVPLDDHVTSPRHYDPMTAYLLASAGLLD; encoded by the coding sequence ATGCCGATACCCGGGATTCCCAGCGACAGTCCGACCCGCGCCGCCCTGATCGACCACCTCGTCCGCACCCGCATCGCGGGCGACGTGGCCACGCCCCGCGAGAACAACCTCTCCCACTACCGCAAGCTCGCGAACGGCGACCGGCACTTCTGGCTGGGCCTGGAACTCGGCGACCGCTGGACCGACGAGCAGGACGTGCTGTCGGTGATGGCCGAGCGCTGCGGTGTCGTGGACGACGCCGAGCACCGTTACGGCCAGGACACCATCGACCCGGAGCTGACGGTCGACGCCCTGGAGCGGATGGCGGCCCGGCTGCGCAAGGCGGCCGAGGACCGCCAGCGCGTGCTGTTCGCGACGGGGCATCCGGGCGGGCTGCTCGACGTGCACCGGGCGACGGCTGCCGCTCTGCGCGCGGCCGGCTGCGAGATCGTGGTGATCCCCGAGGGGCTGGCCACCGAGGAGGGCATGGTCTTCCAGTTCGCGGACGTGGCGATGCTGGAGCGCGGGGCGACGCTGTGGCACACGCACTCCCCGGACCCGATGACGCGCATCCTGGACGGCCTGGAGCGCGAGGGCCGGCCGCTGCCCGATCTGGTCGTCGCCGACCACGGCTGGGCGGGGTGCGCGGCCCAGCGCGGAGTCGACTCCGTCGGGTACGCGGACTGCAACGACCCCGCGCTGTTCGTCGGCGAGGCCGAGGGCACGATGCAGGTGACGGTCCCCTTGGACGACCATGTCACGAGCCCCCGCCACTACGACCCGATGACGGCCTACCTCCTGGCGTCGGCAGGCCTTCTCGACTGA
- a CDS encoding cation diffusion facilitator family transporter: protein MTDGFDDAEQGGGESVFTVLVAAAANLGIALAKVVAGLISGSSAMLSEAAHSFADTVTELMLLTALKRGAKPADEDHPLGHGGERYVWALLAAVATFVGGAVFSLYDGIHTLIAGEDLGDPLVSYIVLAVAFLLEGFSLRTAVKQARGEAARYKAPVGTYLKHTPDTAVKAVVMEDSAALAGLLLAAGGLLGGQLTGSGVWDGVASLCIGALLLWVAWVLGRSNAALLVGRPLPRSVRAEIRTLLLGIEHVESVLELTTLVQGPREALVAAKVDFRDASTAAQIEWACEDAARRLQERFPAVRRVYLDPTPGFAQRREAGLEPW, encoded by the coding sequence GTGACGGACGGTTTCGACGACGCGGAGCAGGGCGGTGGGGAGAGCGTCTTCACGGTGCTCGTCGCCGCGGCGGCCAACCTCGGCATCGCGCTCGCCAAGGTCGTCGCCGGGCTCATCAGCGGCTCCAGCGCGATGCTGTCGGAGGCCGCGCACTCGTTCGCGGACACCGTCACCGAGCTGATGCTGCTCACGGCCCTCAAGCGCGGCGCGAAGCCCGCCGACGAGGACCATCCGCTGGGCCACGGCGGCGAACGGTACGTGTGGGCGCTGCTCGCCGCCGTCGCCACCTTCGTCGGCGGCGCCGTCTTCTCCCTCTACGACGGCATCCACACGCTGATCGCGGGGGAGGACCTGGGCGACCCGCTGGTCTCCTACATCGTGCTCGCCGTCGCCTTCCTGCTGGAGGGCTTCTCGCTGCGCACCGCCGTCAAGCAGGCGCGGGGGGAGGCCGCCCGGTACAAGGCGCCCGTCGGTACGTATCTGAAGCACACGCCCGACACCGCCGTGAAGGCCGTCGTCATGGAGGACAGCGCCGCCCTCGCCGGTCTGCTGCTGGCCGCCGGCGGGCTGCTCGGCGGGCAGCTGACCGGGTCCGGGGTGTGGGACGGGGTCGCTTCGCTGTGCATCGGGGCGCTGCTGCTGTGGGTGGCGTGGGTGCTGGGGCGGTCGAATGCGGCGTTGCTGGTGGGGCGGCCGTTGCCGCGGTCCGTGCGTGCCGAGATCCGGACCCTGCTGCTCGGCATCGAGCACGTCGAGAGTGTGCTGGAGCTGACGACGCTGGTGCAGGGGCCTCGGGAGGCGCTGGTCGCGGCCAAGGTCGATTTCCGGGACGCGTCCACCGCCGCGCAGATCGAGTGGGCCTGTGAAGATGCCGCTCGGCGGTTGCAGGAGCGGTTTCCTGCGGTGCGGCGGGTGTACCTGGATCCGACGCCCGGGTTCGCCCAGCGCCGGGAGGCGGGGCTGGAGCCCTGGTAG
- a CDS encoding acyl-CoA thioesterase II: protein MNKALQSLLDLLDLERIEEDIFRGQSRSAVVPRVFGGQVAAQALVAAGRTVPADRHAHSLHAYFLVAGDPGAPIVYTVDRIRDGRSFTTRRVVAIQHGQPIFHLSASFQTYEDGLEHQADMPPAPDPASLPTAAEMLPRYADVLGADRVRRMLEAREAVDLRYADAPPFAFVGEPQQPRSQVWFRTDGKLADDPLLHVCLATYVSDMTLLDSVLLAHGRGGWAVGDVVGASLDHAMWFHRPFRADEWLLYDQQSPSASGGRGLGQARIYTQDGRLAITVIQEGVVRVPR, encoded by the coding sequence ATGAACAAGGCACTTCAGTCCCTCCTCGATCTGCTCGACCTGGAGCGGATCGAGGAGGACATCTTCCGGGGCCAGTCCCGGTCCGCCGTCGTCCCCCGGGTCTTCGGCGGACAGGTGGCGGCCCAGGCGCTGGTCGCGGCCGGGCGCACCGTCCCGGCCGACCGGCACGCCCACTCCCTGCACGCGTACTTCCTCGTCGCGGGGGACCCGGGCGCGCCCATCGTCTACACCGTCGACCGGATCAGGGACGGCCGCTCCTTCACCACCCGCCGGGTCGTCGCGATCCAGCACGGGCAGCCGATCTTCCACCTCTCCGCGTCCTTCCAGACGTACGAGGACGGCCTGGAGCACCAGGCCGACATGCCGCCCGCGCCCGACCCCGCGTCGCTGCCGACGGCCGCCGAGATGCTGCCGCGCTACGCCGACGTCCTCGGTGCCGACCGCGTCCGGCGGATGCTCGAAGCGCGCGAGGCCGTCGACCTGCGGTACGCGGACGCGCCGCCGTTCGCCTTCGTCGGCGAGCCGCAGCAGCCGCGCTCGCAAGTCTGGTTCCGCACCGACGGCAAGCTCGCGGACGACCCGCTGCTCCACGTCTGCCTCGCCACCTACGTCTCCGACATGACCCTCCTCGACTCCGTGCTCCTCGCGCACGGGCGCGGCGGCTGGGCCGTCGGCGACGTCGTCGGGGCCTCCCTCGACCACGCCATGTGGTTTCACCGGCCCTTCCGCGCCGACGAATGGCTCCTCTACGACCAGCAGTCGCCGTCCGCCTCCGGCGGCCGGGGCCTCGGCCAGGCCCGTATCTACACCCAGGACGGCCGGCTGGCGATCACCGTGATCCAGGAAGGCGTGGTTCGCGTTCCGCGCTGA
- a CDS encoding acyl-CoA dehydrogenase family protein, with translation MRRTVFDEDHEAFRETLRAFVEAEVVPHYDEWFQEGIVPRELYTKLADLGLFGINVPEEFGGAGLETHKFEAIQYEETARAGVTFGGSGVHVLLALPYIKMLGTDEQKKRYLEKFVTAEEMWALAMTEPGTGSDLAGMKTTAKLSEDGTHYVLNGSKTFITGGVHADRVIVCARTAAPTAEDRRFGISLFAVDTKLEGYSIGRKLDKLGLRTSDTAELAFVDVKVPVEDLLGEENKGFYYLGQNLPSERWGIAYGAYAQAKAAVAFAKQYVQDRTVFGKPVASFQNTKFELAACQAEVDAAEAVADRALEALDAGELTAAEAASAKLFNTEVAHRVIDRCLQLHGGYGFMNEYPIARLYADNRVNRIYGGTSEVMKMIIAKNMGL, from the coding sequence GTGCGCCGTACCGTTTTTGATGAGGACCACGAGGCGTTCCGGGAGACCCTGCGCGCCTTCGTCGAGGCCGAGGTCGTCCCCCACTACGACGAGTGGTTCCAGGAGGGCATCGTCCCGCGCGAGCTGTACACCAAGCTCGCCGACCTGGGCCTGTTCGGCATCAACGTGCCGGAGGAGTTCGGCGGCGCCGGTCTGGAGACGCACAAGTTCGAGGCCATCCAGTACGAGGAGACCGCTCGCGCGGGCGTCACCTTCGGCGGCTCGGGCGTCCACGTCCTGCTCGCGCTTCCCTACATCAAGATGCTCGGCACCGACGAGCAGAAGAAGCGCTACCTGGAGAAGTTCGTCACCGCCGAGGAGATGTGGGCCCTCGCGATGACCGAGCCGGGCACCGGCTCCGACCTCGCCGGCATGAAGACCACAGCGAAGCTCTCCGAGGACGGCACGCACTACGTCCTCAACGGCTCGAAGACGTTCATCACCGGCGGCGTGCACGCCGACCGCGTCATCGTCTGCGCCCGCACCGCCGCGCCGACCGCCGAGGACCGCCGCTTCGGCATCTCCCTCTTCGCCGTCGACACCAAGCTCGAGGGCTACTCGATCGGCCGCAAGCTGGACAAGCTGGGCCTGCGCACCTCCGACACCGCCGAGCTGGCGTTCGTCGACGTGAAGGTGCCCGTCGAGGACCTGCTGGGCGAGGAGAACAAGGGCTTCTACTACCTCGGCCAGAACCTCCCCTCGGAGCGCTGGGGCATCGCCTACGGCGCGTACGCGCAGGCCAAGGCCGCCGTCGCGTTCGCCAAGCAGTACGTCCAGGACCGCACCGTCTTCGGCAAGCCGGTCGCGTCCTTCCAGAACACCAAGTTCGAGCTGGCCGCCTGCCAGGCCGAGGTGGACGCCGCCGAGGCCGTCGCCGACCGCGCCCTGGAGGCCCTCGACGCCGGTGAGCTGACGGCCGCCGAGGCCGCGTCGGCCAAGCTGTTCAACACCGAGGTCGCGCACCGCGTCATCGACCGCTGCCTCCAGCTGCACGGCGGCTACGGGTTCATGAACGAGTACCCGATCGCCCGCCTGTACGCGGACAACCGCGTCAACCGCATCTACGGCGGCACCAGCGAGGTCATGAAGATGATCATCGCGAAGAACATGGGCCTGTAA
- a CDS encoding TetR/AcrR family transcriptional regulator, which produces MVSRATRTDAPTRREQILKEAARLFAERGFHGVGVDEIGAAVGISGPGLYRHFAGKDAMLAELLVGISGQLLTGGRRRAAEAEQGPDALLDSLIEGHIDFALDDRDLITLHDRELDRLRDSDRKLVRSLQRQYVELWVEVVRKVHPDLVEPQARVAVHAVFGLLNSTPHLSRPGSLPGRESTARMLHRLARGAFAAAAE; this is translated from the coding sequence ATGGTCTCCAGAGCCACCAGAACCGATGCCCCCACCCGTCGCGAGCAGATCCTCAAAGAGGCCGCCCGGCTCTTCGCCGAGCGCGGGTTCCACGGCGTCGGGGTCGACGAGATAGGCGCCGCGGTCGGCATCAGCGGGCCCGGCCTCTACCGCCACTTCGCCGGCAAGGACGCGATGCTCGCCGAGCTGCTGGTCGGCATCAGCGGCCAGCTGCTCACCGGCGGCCGGCGCCGGGCCGCCGAGGCCGAGCAGGGCCCGGACGCGCTGCTCGACTCGCTCATCGAGGGCCACATCGACTTCGCCCTGGACGACCGGGACCTGATCACGCTGCACGACCGCGAGCTGGACCGGCTGCGCGACTCCGACCGCAAGCTGGTGCGCTCCCTCCAGCGCCAGTACGTGGAGCTGTGGGTGGAGGTGGTCCGCAAGGTCCACCCGGACCTCGTCGAACCCCAGGCGCGCGTGGCCGTCCACGCCGTCTTCGGTCTGCTGAACTCCACCCCGCACCTGAGCCGTCCGGGTTCGCTGCCCGGCCGGGAGAGCACCGCCCGGATGTTGCACCGGCTGGCGCGCGGGGCGTTCGCGGCTGCCGCAGAGTGA
- a CDS encoding carboxyl transferase domain-containing protein, with product MQEAPELTSAADPASEAWRANEAAHRALAAELGEKLAAARLGGGERSRARHTSRGKLLPRDRVDTLLDPGSPFLELAPLAADGMYEDQAPAAGVIAGIGRVSGRACVIVANDATVKGGTYYPMTVKKHLRAQEVALENRLPCVYLVDSGGAFLPMQDEVFPDREHFGRIFYNQARMSGAGIPQIAAVLGSCTAGGAYVPAMSDEAVIVRNQGTIFLGGPPLVKAATGEVVTAEELGGGEVHSRVSGVTDHLAEDDAHALRIVRTIVSTLPERGPLPWSVTAAVEPKVDPAGLYGAVPVDSRTPYDVREVIARVVDGSRFAEFKSEFGQTLVTGFARIHGHPVGIVANNGILFAESAQKGAHFIELCDQRGIPLVFLQNISGFMVGKDYEAGGIAKHGAKMVTAVACTRVPKLTVVIGGSYGAGNYSMCGRAYSPRFLWMWPGAKISVMGGEQAASVLATVKRDQLEARGEEWPADDEEAFKAPIRAQYDTQGSAYYATARLWDDGVIDPLETRQVLGLALTACAHAPLPEKSGGFGVFRM from the coding sequence ATGCAGGAGGCACCTGAGCTGACGAGCGCGGCGGATCCCGCGTCGGAGGCCTGGCGGGCCAATGAGGCGGCCCACCGGGCGCTCGCGGCCGAGCTGGGCGAGAAGCTGGCGGCCGCCCGGCTCGGCGGCGGCGAGCGCTCCCGCGCCCGGCACACGTCGCGCGGCAAGCTGCTGCCGCGCGACCGCGTGGACACCCTGCTCGACCCGGGCTCCCCGTTCCTGGAGCTGGCCCCGCTGGCGGCCGACGGGATGTACGAGGACCAGGCCCCGGCCGCCGGAGTGATCGCCGGCATCGGCCGGGTGTCGGGCCGCGCCTGCGTGATCGTCGCCAATGACGCGACCGTCAAGGGCGGCACGTACTACCCGATGACGGTGAAGAAGCACCTGCGCGCCCAGGAGGTGGCGCTGGAGAACCGGCTGCCGTGCGTCTATCTAGTGGACTCCGGGGGCGCCTTCCTGCCGATGCAGGACGAGGTCTTCCCCGACCGCGAGCACTTCGGCCGGATCTTCTACAACCAGGCGCGGATGTCCGGCGCGGGCATCCCGCAGATCGCGGCGGTGCTCGGCTCGTGCACGGCGGGCGGGGCGTACGTCCCGGCGATGAGCGACGAAGCGGTGATCGTCCGAAATCAGGGCACGATCTTCCTCGGCGGCCCGCCCCTGGTGAAGGCCGCCACCGGCGAGGTCGTCACGGCCGAGGAGCTGGGCGGCGGCGAGGTCCACTCGCGGGTCTCGGGCGTCACCGACCACCTCGCGGAGGACGACGCGCACGCGCTGCGCATCGTCCGCACGATCGTCTCCACGCTGCCGGAGCGCGGCCCGCTGCCCTGGTCGGTGACCGCGGCGGTCGAGCCCAAGGTGGACCCGGCGGGTCTGTACGGCGCGGTCCCGGTCGACTCGCGCACGCCGTACGACGTCCGCGAGGTCATCGCGCGGGTCGTGGACGGCTCGCGGTTCGCCGAGTTCAAGTCCGAGTTCGGGCAGACGCTCGTCACCGGCTTCGCCCGGATCCACGGCCACCCGGTCGGCATCGTCGCCAACAACGGCATCCTGTTCGCCGAATCCGCCCAGAAGGGCGCCCACTTCATCGAGCTGTGCGACCAGCGCGGCATCCCGCTGGTGTTCCTGCAGAACATCTCGGGCTTCATGGTCGGCAAGGACTACGAGGCGGGCGGGATCGCCAAGCACGGCGCCAAGATGGTCACGGCGGTGGCCTGCACGCGCGTGCCGAAGCTGACGGTGGTGATCGGCGGCTCGTACGGCGCGGGCAACTACTCGATGTGCGGCCGCGCGTACTCGCCCCGCTTCCTGTGGATGTGGCCCGGCGCGAAGATCAGTGTCATGGGCGGCGAGCAGGCCGCGTCGGTCCTCGCGACCGTCAAGCGCGACCAGTTGGAGGCGCGGGGCGAGGAGTGGCCCGCGGACGACGAAGAGGCGTTCAAGGCCCCGATCCGCGCCCAGTACGACACCCAGGGCAGTGCGTACTACGCCACGGCCCGGCTCTGGGACGACGGCGTGATCGACCCCCTGGAGACTCGCCAGGTGCTCGGCCTGGCCCTGACCGCCTGTGCCCACGCGCCGCTTCCGGAGAAGTCCGGCGGCTTCGGCGTCTTCCGGATGTGA
- a CDS encoding biotin carboxylase N-terminal domain-containing protein translates to MFDTVLVANRGEIAVRVIRTLRQLGIRSVAVHSDADADARHVREADESVRIGPPPATESYLSVERIVEAALRTGAQAVHPGYGFLAENATFARACEDAGLTFIGPSPDAIALMGDKIRAKETVEAAGVPVVPGGRDPELARAARELGAPVLLKPSAGGGGKGMRLVRDLTLLEEEIAAARREARASFGDDTLLVERWVDRPRHIEIQVLADGHGNVVHLGERECSLQRRHQKIIEEAPSVLLDEATREAMGAAAVEAARSCGYRGAGTVEFIVPGEDPSSYYFMEMNTRLQVEHPVTELITGLDLVEWQVRVAAGEHLPFAQADITLTGHAVEARLCAEDPSRGFLPSGGTVLALREPEGDGVRTDSGLSEGTEVSSLYDPMLAKVIAYGPDRDTALRRLRAALARTVTLGVPTNAGFLRRLLAHPAVVAGELDTGLVEREVDSLVAADVPPEVYAAAGVLRQRALAPAADGWVDPFARPDGWRLGGSPAWTVHHVHVPGHDPVEIRVRGTEVLVDGVPTVPARPTAAAGDWLALDGDAWQLRDHDPVAASLTGAGSGGAGSLTAPMPGTVTVVKVAVGDEVTAGQSLLVVEAMKMEHVIAAPHAGTVTELDVSPGTTVAMDQILAVVEPSDAAEQSAPEGARDSVDQRLRRGARSATTAENAPPTGSPNGEKGAAS, encoded by the coding sequence GTGTTCGACACAGTCCTGGTCGCCAACCGCGGCGAGATCGCCGTCCGCGTCATCCGTACGCTGCGGCAGCTCGGCATCCGCTCGGTGGCGGTCCACAGCGACGCCGACGCGGACGCCCGGCACGTGCGCGAGGCCGACGAGTCGGTGCGCATCGGCCCGCCGCCGGCCACCGAGAGCTATCTGTCGGTGGAGCGGATCGTCGAGGCGGCCCTGCGGACGGGCGCGCAGGCGGTCCACCCGGGCTACGGCTTCCTCGCGGAGAACGCGACGTTCGCGCGGGCCTGCGAGGACGCGGGCCTGACCTTCATCGGCCCGTCGCCGGACGCGATCGCGCTGATGGGCGACAAGATCCGCGCCAAGGAGACGGTCGAGGCGGCCGGTGTCCCGGTGGTGCCGGGCGGCCGCGACCCCGAGCTGGCGCGGGCCGCGCGGGAGTTGGGCGCGCCCGTGCTGCTCAAGCCGTCCGCGGGCGGCGGCGGCAAGGGCATGCGCCTGGTGCGGGACCTGACCCTCCTGGAGGAGGAGATCGCGGCCGCGCGCCGCGAGGCACGGGCCTCCTTCGGCGACGACACGCTGCTCGTGGAGCGCTGGGTCGACCGCCCCCGGCACATCGAGATCCAGGTCCTGGCCGACGGGCACGGCAATGTCGTGCACCTCGGCGAGCGCGAGTGCTCGCTCCAGCGCCGCCACCAGAAGATCATCGAGGAGGCGCCCAGCGTGCTCCTCGACGAGGCGACGCGGGAGGCGATGGGCGCGGCGGCCGTGGAGGCGGCCCGCTCGTGCGGCTATCGGGGCGCGGGCACGGTGGAGTTCATCGTGCCGGGCGAGGACCCGTCCTCGTACTACTTCATGGAGATGAACACCCGCCTCCAGGTCGAGCACCCGGTCACCGAGCTGATCACCGGCCTGGACCTGGTGGAGTGGCAGGTGCGGGTGGCCGCGGGCGAGCACCTCCCCTTCGCCCAGGCCGACATCACGCTCACCGGCCACGCGGTGGAGGCCCGCCTGTGCGCGGAGGACCCCTCGCGCGGGTTCCTCCCCTCCGGCGGCACGGTCCTCGCCCTGCGCGAGCCCGAGGGCGACGGCGTGCGCACCGACTCCGGGCTCAGCGAGGGCACCGAGGTCTCCTCGCTCTACGACCCGATGCTGGCGAAGGTCATCGCGTACGGCCCCGACCGGGACACGGCGCTGCGCCGCCTGCGCGCCGCGCTGGCCCGGACGGTGACCCTCGGCGTGCCGACGAACGCGGGCTTCCTGCGCCGCCTGCTGGCCCATCCGGCGGTGGTGGCGGGCGAGTTGGACACCGGGCTCGTGGAGCGCGAGGTCGACTCCCTGGTCGCGGCGGATGTCCCGCCGGAGGTGTACGCGGCGGCGGGCGTCCTGCGCCAGCGGGCACTCGCCCCGGCGGCGGACGGCTGGGTGGACCCGTTCGCGCGGCCCGACGGCTGGCGGCTGGGCGGCAGCCCCGCCTGGACCGTCCACCACGTCCATGTCCCCGGCCACGACCCGGTCGAGATCCGCGTCCGCGGCACCGAGGTCCTGGTCGACGGCGTCCCCACCGTTCCCGCCCGCCCGACCGCCGCCGCGGGCGACTGGCTGGCCCTCGACGGCGACGCCTGGCAGCTCCGCGACCACGACCCGGTGGCGGCGAGCCTGACGGGCGCGGGCTCCGGCGGCGCGGGCTCCCTCACCGCCCCCATGCCCGGCACGGTGACGGTGGTGAAGGTGGCGGTGGGCGACGAAGTCACCGCGGGTCAGAGCCTGCTGGTGGTGGAGGCGATGAAAATGGAACACGTCATCGCGGCCCCCCACGCGGGCACGGTCACGGAACTGGACGTCTCCCCCGGCACGACGGTCGCCATGGACCAGATCCTGGCCGTGGTCGAGCCATCGGACGCGGCCGAGCAGAGCGCGCCCGAAGGGGCGCGTGACAGTGTCGATCAGCGGCTCCGCCGCGGGGCGCGATCAGCCACGACGGCGGAGAACGCACCACCGACCGGAAGCCCCAACGGCGAGAAGGGGGCCGCATCATGA
- a CDS encoding hydroxymethylglutaryl-CoA lyase, with product MTPALPMVAPAEGLPTRVRIHEVGPRDGLQNEKSTVPTEVKAEFIHRLARAGLTTIEATSFVHPKWLPQLADAETLFPELRDLAPAVHLPVLVPNERGLDRALALGASRIAVFASATESFAKANLNRTVAESLAMFEPVVARAKDARAHVRGYLSMCFGDPWEGPVPVHQVVSVAKSLRDLGCDELSLGDTIGVATPGHVQTLLAELNEEGVPTDTIGVHFHDTYGQALANTLAALQHGVTTVDASAGGLGGCPYAKSATGNLATEDLVWMLRGLGIETGVDLGLLTDTSRWMAGHLGRPSPSRTVRALSATPQEQ from the coding sequence ATGACCCCGGCACTCCCCATGGTGGCCCCCGCCGAAGGCCTCCCCACCCGGGTTCGGATCCACGAGGTGGGCCCCCGCGACGGCCTCCAGAACGAGAAATCCACGGTCCCCACGGAGGTCAAGGCGGAGTTCATCCACCGCCTGGCCCGCGCGGGCCTGACCACGATCGAGGCGACGAGCTTCGTCCACCCCAAATGGCTCCCCCAACTGGCGGACGCGGAGACCCTGTTCCCCGAACTGCGGGACCTGGCCCCCGCCGTGCACCTCCCGGTCCTGGTCCCGAACGAAAGGGGCCTGGACCGAGCCCTGGCCCTCGGCGCGAGCCGCATCGCGGTGTTCGCCAGCGCCACCGAATCCTTCGCGAAGGCCAACCTCAACCGCACGGTCGCCGAGTCCCTGGCGATGTTCGAGCCGGTGGTGGCCCGCGCCAAGGACGCACGGGCGCACGTGCGCGGCTATCTCTCCATGTGTTTCGGCGACCCGTGGGAGGGCCCGGTCCCGGTCCACCAGGTCGTCTCCGTCGCCAAGTCCCTGAGGGACCTGGGCTGCGACGAGCTGAGCCTCGGCGACACGATCGGCGTGGCCACCCCCGGCCACGTACAGACCCTGCTCGCGGAGCTGAACGAGGAGGGCGTACCGACCGACACGATCGGCGTGCACTTCCACGACACCTACGGGCAGGCCCTCGCCAACACCCTGGCGGCGCTCCAGCACGGGGTCACCACGGTCGACGCGTCCGCCGGAGGCCTCGGCGGCTGCCCGTACGCGAAGAGCGCCACCGGCAATCTCGCCACCGAGGACCTCGTCTGGATGCTGCGCGGACTCGGCATCGAGACCGGCGTCGACCTCGGCCTGCTCACCGACACCAGCAGGTGGATGGCCGGACACCTCGGCCGCCCCAGCCCCTCCCGCACCGTGCGTGCCCTCTCCGCGACCCCACAGGAGCAGTGA
- a CDS encoding acyl-CoA dehydrogenase family protein, protein MDHHLSPEHEELRRTVEEFAHEVVAPKIGDYYERHEFPYEIVREMGRMGLFGLPFPEEYGGMGGDYLALGIALEELARVDSSVAITLEAGVSLGAMPLHLFGTEEQKAEWLPRLCAGEILGAFGLTEPEAGSDAGGTRTTAVRDPETGDWVINGTKCFITNSGTDITGLVTVTAVTGRTADGKPLISSVIVPSGTPGFTVAAPYSKVGWNASDTRELHFDNVRVPAANLLGTEGRGFAQFLRILDEGRIAISALATGLAQGCVDESVKYAKERHAFGRSIGGYQAIQFKIADMEMKAHTSRLAWRDAASRLVSGEPFKKEAALAKLYSSTIAVDNAREATQIHGGYGFMNEYPVARMWRDSKILEIGEGTSEVQRMLIARELGLTS, encoded by the coding sequence ATGGATCACCACCTCTCCCCCGAGCACGAGGAACTGCGGCGCACCGTCGAGGAGTTCGCGCACGAGGTCGTGGCGCCGAAGATCGGCGACTACTACGAGCGGCACGAGTTCCCGTACGAGATCGTGCGCGAGATGGGCCGGATGGGCCTGTTCGGGCTGCCGTTCCCGGAGGAGTACGGCGGCATGGGCGGCGACTACCTGGCGCTCGGCATCGCGCTGGAGGAACTGGCCCGTGTCGACTCCTCCGTGGCCATCACCCTCGAAGCCGGCGTCTCGCTGGGCGCGATGCCGCTGCACCTCTTCGGCACCGAGGAGCAGAAGGCGGAGTGGCTGCCGAGGCTCTGCGCGGGCGAGATACTCGGCGCGTTCGGCCTGACCGAGCCGGAGGCGGGCTCGGACGCGGGCGGCACCCGCACCACGGCCGTCCGCGACCCGGAGACCGGCGACTGGGTCATCAACGGCACGAAGTGCTTCATCACCAACTCCGGCACCGACATCACCGGCCTCGTCACGGTCACGGCGGTGACCGGGCGGACGGCGGACGGCAAGCCGCTGATCTCCTCGGTCATCGTGCCGTCGGGGACGCCCGGCTTCACGGTCGCGGCCCCGTACTCGAAGGTGGGGTGGAACGCGTCGGACACGCGTGAGCTCCACTTCGACAACGTCCGCGTACCGGCGGCGAACCTGCTCGGTACGGAGGGCCGCGGCTTCGCCCAGTTCCTGCGCATCCTCGACGAGGGCCGGATCGCGATCTCGGCACTCGCCACCGGGCTCGCCCAGGGCTGCGTCGACGAGTCGGTGAAGTACGCCAAGGAGCGTCACGCCTTCGGGCGGAGCATCGGCGGCTACCAGGCGATCCAGTTCAAGATCGCCGACATGGAGATGAAGGCGCACACCTCTCGGCTCGCCTGGCGGGACGCGGCGTCGCGGCTGGTGTCCGGGGAGCCGTTCAAGAAGGAGGCGGCGCTCGCCAAGCTGTACTCGTCGACGATCGCGGTGGACAACGCCCGGGAGGCGACGCAGATCCACGGCGGCTACGGATTCATGAACGAGTACCCGGTGGCCCGCATGTGGCGGGACTCCAAGATCCTGGAGATCGGCGAGGGCACGAGCGAGGTGCAGCGCATGCTGATCGCGAGGGAGCTGGGCCTGACCTCTTAG